One Halococcus hamelinensis 100A6 genomic region harbors:
- a CDS encoding NAD-dependent epimerase/dehydratase family protein codes for MAEILVTGGLGSIGAPLTEELETRGHDVWVADLPWSERKQYHRCDLSEYRQIASVFESHDFDYVYHLAAEFGRKNGEDFYDTMWKSNAIGTKNMLRLQQEHDFRMIFSSSSEVYGDYGGEMSEEVPRQTPIRQLNDYAISKWVSEQQILNSAERHGTETVRVRFFNTYGPGEKYSEYRSVVAKFCYRALHDQPYHVYDNHHRSFTYIDDTIHTLANIVETFNPGEVYNIAGENYRNIQELSDIVLDYLDKDDDLVEYRGVEEHNTLNKKASIEKAKRDLGHEHQISLEEGVPRTIEWMKTVYDVE; via the coding sequence ATGGCTGAAATACTGGTCACAGGTGGTTTAGGCTCTATCGGAGCACCCCTGACTGAAGAATTAGAAACACGGGGTCATGACGTCTGGGTCGCAGACCTACCTTGGTCGGAACGAAAGCAATACCACCGATGTGATCTCAGCGAGTACCGCCAGATCGCATCGGTCTTCGAATCGCATGATTTTGATTACGTTTACCATCTCGCAGCCGAGTTCGGTCGCAAGAACGGCGAGGATTTCTACGATACCATGTGGAAATCGAACGCAATAGGCACAAAAAACATGCTCCGGCTACAGCAAGAGCACGACTTCCGGATGATATTCTCCTCCAGCAGCGAGGTCTACGGCGATTACGGGGGCGAGATGAGTGAGGAAGTCCCTCGACAAACCCCGATCCGTCAGCTCAACGACTACGCGATCTCGAAGTGGGTGAGCGAACAGCAAATCTTGAATTCGGCGGAGCGACACGGGACCGAGACGGTTCGGGTCCGGTTTTTCAATACGTACGGCCCAGGTGAGAAATACAGTGAGTACCGGAGTGTAGTGGCGAAGTTCTGCTACCGCGCACTCCACGACCAACCGTATCACGTCTACGACAATCACCACCGATCGTTCACCTACATCGACGACACGATTCACACGCTGGCGAACATCGTTGAGACGTTCAACCCCGGTGAAGTGTACAACATCGCCGGCGAGAACTACCGCAACATCCAGGAGCTCTCCGACATCGTGCTCGACTATCTCGACAAAGACGACGACCTCGTCGAGTATCGAGGCGTCGAAGAACACAACACGCTGAACAAGAAGGCGAGTATCGAGAAAGCCAAACGGGATCTCGGTCATGAACACCAGATTTCGCTCGAAGAAGGGGTTCCACGAACGATCGAGTGGATGAAGACGGTATACGACGTTGAGTGA
- a CDS encoding nucleotide sugar dehydrogenase, protein MADDQLAAIDEVVVVGTGFVGLPLALMLAEHGKQVVGVDIDENLVDAINDQTLHLDEEQLQTLVESDRVNEHLEASTTPRTGDAFVVSVPTPLDEQTKTPDLTYVVSAVESILPYLEAGDLINIESTIPPLTCERTVIPLIEEAGFDVGEEIQLAHSPERILPGNVFEEIVHNDRIIGGVTEASRRRAAKIYEPFLDAETYYTDLLSAELCKLMENTFRDVNIALANEFALVGEQFDVNMNEVIELANHHPRVDILTPGIGVGGHCLPVDPWFLNDANPEQTTLITNARRINERMPRVAARKVRRAVADLTDPHILALGLTYKPDTNDMRNSAAVAVADDLDADGYSVTRHDRYVDGDSYSTLSELIEREEPDVVLQLVPHTETVAELNRMYSDLREDDVQILQFTGEDPLDPTQHD, encoded by the coding sequence GTGGCCGACGACCAGCTCGCAGCGATCGACGAGGTCGTCGTCGTTGGAACCGGCTTCGTGGGTCTTCCACTCGCGTTGATGCTTGCCGAACACGGCAAGCAAGTGGTCGGGGTAGATATCGATGAGAACCTCGTCGATGCGATCAACGACCAAACGCTCCATCTCGACGAGGAGCAACTACAGACATTGGTCGAAAGCGACCGGGTGAACGAACATCTCGAAGCGAGTACCACTCCGCGGACTGGTGACGCATTCGTCGTGTCGGTCCCGACACCCCTTGATGAGCAGACGAAAACACCTGACCTCACCTATGTCGTCAGTGCGGTCGAGTCCATACTCCCCTATCTCGAAGCGGGCGATCTCATCAACATCGAATCGACGATTCCGCCGCTCACCTGCGAGCGGACGGTCATACCGCTCATCGAGGAAGCCGGATTCGATGTCGGCGAGGAGATCCAGCTCGCACACTCCCCCGAACGTATCCTCCCTGGAAACGTCTTCGAGGAGATAGTCCACAACGACCGGATCATTGGCGGTGTCACCGAGGCCAGTCGACGCCGTGCTGCGAAGATCTACGAACCGTTCCTCGACGCAGAGACCTACTATACGGATCTGCTCTCGGCAGAGCTGTGTAAGCTCATGGAGAACACCTTCCGCGACGTCAATATCGCACTGGCGAACGAGTTCGCGCTCGTCGGCGAGCAGTTCGACGTGAACATGAACGAGGTCATCGAGCTCGCCAATCATCATCCGAGGGTCGATATCCTCACTCCGGGTATCGGTGTTGGTGGACACTGCCTTCCAGTCGACCCGTGGTTTCTCAACGACGCCAATCCGGAGCAAACAACGCTCATTACCAACGCCCGACGCATCAACGAACGGATGCCTCGGGTAGCCGCTCGCAAAGTGCGTCGTGCCGTCGCCGATCTGACCGATCCGCATATTCTCGCGCTCGGTCTAACCTACAAACCGGATACCAATGATATGCGCAACAGCGCGGCAGTAGCAGTTGCTGACGACCTCGACGCCGACGGGTACAGCGTAACCCGCCACGATCGGTATGTCGATGGAGATAGCTACTCCACCCTCTCGGAATTGATCGAACGAGAGGAACCCGACGTTGTCCTCCAGCTTGTTCCACATACAGAGACGGTCGCCGAACTCAACAGAATGTATTCAGATTTACGGGAAGATGATGTCCAAATACTCCAGTTCACTGGAGAGGATCCGCTCGATCCAACACAGCATGACTGA
- a CDS encoding glycosyltransferase family 4 protein yields the protein MTEEPTENSVRVLIISQLFPPESMGGAHRWQKLAQNLPEEVEPHVLAPPPIVPLGTFERSSHLWESGEIDGVPITRLWTYQPTNDDWTGIGRILNFTIFALFASLYVFTHWWRYDCIVSFIGPHSTLLPGFVGRAFGRSWIVDIDDMWIDNAADLGFVSRDSLTHQAVEKLESYAFVLADGITVITQTMAEQYAAKHEMQAADFVVIPNGIDVERFAPSDGSTTSDRSIVYTGKLGQAQAFEPFFRGFAQLDTTYSLRIVGFGDRREELEELTRELAINDRVSFEGPVDREEIPAILQSAALAWVPLKTTHSLDYARPTKLLETMAAGTPYIASQVAEIETVTADSGAGRAVENEPQKVANAMDELIANDDDRVRAGRRGTVFVAENHQWSVLGKRAGDMIFAGINTTSTALLD from the coding sequence ATGACTGAAGAACCGACAGAGAACAGCGTTCGCGTTCTCATTATCTCACAACTGTTCCCACCGGAATCGATGGGTGGGGCGCATCGCTGGCAGAAGCTCGCACAAAACCTTCCAGAAGAAGTCGAACCACATGTATTGGCACCGCCACCCATCGTCCCATTGGGAACATTTGAGCGCAGCTCTCATCTGTGGGAATCCGGGGAGATCGACGGGGTGCCTATTACTCGATTGTGGACCTACCAGCCGACTAATGATGACTGGACCGGCATTGGACGCATTCTGAATTTCACCATCTTCGCTCTGTTTGCCTCGTTGTACGTCTTCACTCATTGGTGGCGATACGACTGTATTGTCTCCTTCATCGGGCCTCATTCCACGCTCCTCCCTGGCTTCGTCGGACGGGCGTTCGGTCGGTCATGGATTGTCGATATCGACGATATGTGGATCGATAATGCAGCTGACCTTGGATTCGTTTCACGTGATTCGCTTACACATCAAGCGGTCGAGAAACTCGAATCCTATGCGTTCGTACTTGCTGACGGGATCACTGTCATCACACAGACGATGGCCGAACAGTACGCTGCAAAGCACGAGATGCAAGCGGCGGACTTCGTAGTGATACCGAATGGCATCGATGTCGAACGGTTTGCACCATCGGATGGTAGCACCACCAGCGATCGCTCGATAGTGTATACGGGTAAGCTCGGACAGGCACAAGCATTCGAACCATTCTTCCGTGGGTTTGCACAGCTCGACACGACCTACAGTCTCCGTATTGTCGGCTTCGGAGATCGTCGTGAAGAGCTCGAAGAACTCACGAGAGAACTAGCAATCAACGATCGAGTAAGCTTTGAAGGACCTGTCGACCGTGAGGAAATTCCAGCGATACTGCAATCGGCTGCACTGGCATGGGTGCCGCTGAAGACCACCCACAGTCTTGACTACGCGCGTCCGACGAAGTTACTGGAGACAATGGCCGCAGGCACTCCCTACATCGCAAGTCAGGTTGCTGAGATCGAGACCGTGACCGCCGACTCGGGAGCAGGGAGAGCAGTCGAGAATGAGCCACAGAAAGTCGCCAACGCAATGGATGAACTGATTGCCAATGATGATGACCGTGTTAGAGCAGGCCGTCGAGGTACTGTATTCGTTGCCGAAAATCACCAGTGGAGTGTACTCGGCAAGCGCGCTGGGGACATGATCTTTGCAGGAATCAACACGACTAGTACGGCACTACTCGACTAA
- a CDS encoding glycosyltransferase family 4 protein translates to MDVLVCLTDSRTGGPQIRSLSVARLLRERGIETSFLFPPGEDVFAERLAEEGFSVYRPHFSCVHPPARVFANLNYVGTFPVSVARILGCIRDLDPDLVHVNMSFNFQSAVAAYLSDAKVLWHLNDVNAPWPINRAVATAAKAMSDTIVVSSNVVNQHFFVEDWEGSETVYPIVDTDQYDPLKTFVDKNPLHEMVDIDASTPIVGSIGNVNRTKGYEYLLRAVRHVVDSYGPICVPIAGSILDTQREYYRSLLKLRSELKLEDTVHFLGRRSDIPQLLSEFDAFAMPSVAETGPMTLMEAMAMEKPIVTTNVGVVPEQFVHKEHGLVVPPADSESLGEAMCDLLNEPKKCREYGRSARERAKDAFSVDHIADRHIEVYSSTLEP, encoded by the coding sequence ATGGACGTACTCGTTTGTCTCACGGATAGTCGAACCGGAGGGCCACAGATACGTTCGCTCTCAGTTGCTCGACTGCTCCGCGAACGGGGGATCGAAACATCGTTCCTGTTTCCACCCGGTGAGGATGTCTTTGCGGAGCGATTGGCGGAGGAAGGGTTTTCGGTATACCGTCCGCACTTCTCCTGCGTTCATCCTCCTGCGCGCGTATTTGCGAATCTGAACTACGTCGGCACGTTTCCCGTATCCGTTGCTCGAATTCTCGGTTGCATCCGTGACCTCGACCCCGACCTCGTTCACGTGAATATGTCGTTCAACTTCCAATCGGCCGTTGCTGCCTATCTGAGTGACGCAAAGGTTCTGTGGCACTTGAACGACGTCAACGCCCCGTGGCCGATCAATCGGGCCGTCGCGACCGCTGCAAAAGCCATGTCGGACACCATCGTCGTGTCTTCAAATGTCGTTAATCAACACTTCTTTGTTGAAGATTGGGAAGGATCAGAAACAGTATATCCAATAGTTGATACAGACCAATACGATCCCTTGAAGACGTTTGTTGATAAAAATCCGCTCCACGAAATGGTGGATATCGACGCCTCAACCCCGATCGTTGGTTCCATCGGGAACGTTAATCGAACGAAGGGGTATGAGTATCTGCTGCGAGCGGTTCGTCATGTAGTCGATAGCTATGGTCCGATCTGTGTCCCGATTGCAGGTTCGATATTGGATACTCAGCGAGAATACTATCGATCGCTCTTGAAACTACGATCTGAGTTGAAATTAGAAGATACCGTCCATTTTCTTGGCCGACGGTCTGATATTCCTCAACTGCTATCTGAATTCGATGCTTTTGCTATGCCATCCGTGGCCGAGACCGGCCCCATGACGCTTATGGAAGCAATGGCAATGGAAAAACCGATAGTGACGACCAACGTTGGGGTCGTTCCAGAGCAGTTCGTCCACAAAGAACACGGCTTAGTTGTTCCTCCAGCGGACTCGGAATCCCTGGGAGAAGCGATGTGTGACCTTCTGAATGAACCCAAAAAATGTCGTGAATACGGACGAAGTGCTAGAGAACGTGCTAAGGACGCGTTCTCGGTTGATCATATCGCGGATAGGCACATAGAGGTATATAGCTCAACACTTGAGCCATAA
- a CDS encoding glycosyltransferase, whose protein sequence is MSLPVVGFVILVDVLDDQNAAYPAVQNFIELYINETEEILIFGPSDADIDREGVKVIPLPRDAPKNTVFRILSYVWYQCRLAIKLFQARNHCDSIFFHIGGTAMLLPVIACRLGGSAVNLFVLGSVRISYQQNHKRGIVSRMITRQLVALEWVTSRLADRILVLSEGMVSPGDGQLSTAKRVASNLNYIDCDRFERGPPVSERPYDIVYIGRFEQEKGIVKLANALTRLAERRPDVRVKLIGDGSLYDEVTGILQDGDATEQVDLTGWVDHEAIPTHLAESQLLVLPSESEGVPKTILEALACGTIPVATPVGGVPDVVSDETGVLLTDNNPETIARVLDRTLNRDDLDEMASRGRAYIRSIHSFEATAERFRAFLASDVDTDTPT, encoded by the coding sequence ATGAGCCTACCTGTCGTTGGATTCGTCATTTTAGTAGACGTTCTTGACGACCAGAACGCCGCATATCCAGCTGTACAGAATTTCATTGAGCTGTATATAAACGAAACCGAAGAAATATTGATTTTTGGACCGTCAGACGCAGATATCGATCGTGAGGGTGTCAAAGTAATACCTCTCCCACGCGATGCTCCCAAGAATACTGTCTTTAGAATATTGAGTTATGTTTGGTATCAGTGTCGGCTCGCCATCAAACTATTTCAAGCGCGTAATCACTGTGATTCAATATTCTTCCACATTGGTGGAACAGCGATGCTACTTCCTGTTATAGCGTGTCGATTAGGGGGATCGGCCGTGAATCTATTCGTCCTTGGTTCGGTTCGTATATCGTATCAACAGAACCACAAGCGAGGGATCGTTTCTAGAATGATTACCCGGCAGCTTGTTGCACTTGAGTGGGTCACAAGTCGACTTGCCGATCGTATTCTCGTGCTCTCAGAGGGGATGGTTTCTCCAGGTGACGGGCAACTTTCGACTGCAAAACGTGTTGCATCCAATCTCAACTACATAGATTGCGACCGTTTCGAGCGAGGGCCACCGGTCAGCGAGCGACCGTACGATATCGTATATATCGGACGATTTGAACAGGAAAAGGGCATCGTCAAGCTTGCAAACGCGTTAACACGTCTTGCTGAACGACGTCCTGATGTACGTGTCAAACTTATCGGCGATGGATCGCTCTACGATGAGGTAACAGGCATTCTCCAAGATGGGGATGCCACCGAACAGGTGGATCTGACAGGATGGGTCGACCACGAGGCGATCCCAACCCACCTCGCCGAAAGTCAGCTACTTGTGCTCCCGTCTGAATCGGAGGGCGTTCCTAAGACGATACTCGAAGCACTGGCGTGTGGGACGATACCCGTGGCGACGCCAGTCGGTGGTGTGCCTGATGTCGTTTCTGATGAAACCGGAGTGCTTCTCACCGATAACAATCCAGAGACGATTGCTCGTGTGCTTGACCGAACACTCAACCGCGACGACCTCGATGAAATGGCCAGTCGCGGCCGAGCATACATCCGTTCGATACACTCCTTCGAAGCGACTGCCGAGCGTTTTCGGGCGTTCCTTGCGTCGGACGTCGACACCGACACCCCAACCTGA
- a CDS encoding oligosaccharide flippase family protein: MSESVVDRVLAVLGSTLGTQAITIVFTPLLVRLLGVGAYGEYAFILSVLSVSVVVVSAGTFDSARKFIAEQRETENWREHVFGFYARVVIVLGAIVGILFIVATQLGVVALVLNPAYEPYFYVLALLVPLQAGFKLSRSVLMGLDLESSSEPLYVLQQLLFALLALTLVWLGWSVVGALIGRLLAYLCVVVFMLVFIWRKIDMSEVVKIAPASFPRRNLLSYNVLTVVFKLLVTSLYNVDIILLGLLVGSTATGSYRAALVIAQFLWLIPTAVQVGLLHSTSRLWSDGENARISILSSRAARFTLLFTLLLVLGVAALAEPLVSLYFGEGFSRTPETVLYLLPGVLGLAVARPIFATSQGHGNLRPVLLATGSAAILNVVLNLVLIPRYGVTGAAIATSAGYGSMVVFHIRAAQTLGFNPAADLRLSRTMATAALTAIPIFGLSWLLEGIIQLIAVPPIGFVVYTILAFRTHAIELSEVRPLVRSETIRTLGQVLPQQIVSLFQRSLEVALGSRI, translated from the coding sequence ATGAGTGAAAGCGTCGTCGATCGTGTGCTTGCAGTACTTGGTTCGACCCTTGGCACGCAGGCGATCACGATTGTTTTCACGCCACTACTGGTTCGATTGCTCGGTGTTGGGGCGTACGGCGAGTATGCGTTTATCCTCTCAGTTTTGTCAGTCTCTGTAGTCGTAGTTTCGGCCGGAACGTTCGATAGCGCTCGGAAGTTCATCGCTGAACAACGTGAAACGGAAAATTGGCGCGAGCACGTCTTTGGTTTCTATGCCCGTGTAGTGATCGTACTCGGTGCTATTGTGGGAATTCTTTTTATTGTTGCTACACAACTTGGAGTGGTCGCGTTGGTACTCAACCCAGCGTACGAGCCATATTTCTACGTTCTCGCATTACTCGTCCCACTACAAGCGGGGTTCAAACTCTCGCGAAGCGTGCTCATGGGTCTCGACCTCGAATCGAGTTCCGAGCCACTGTACGTTCTGCAGCAACTGCTGTTTGCACTACTCGCGCTCACATTGGTGTGGCTTGGATGGAGCGTTGTTGGCGCACTCATTGGTCGTTTACTCGCCTATCTCTGTGTAGTTGTATTCATGTTGGTCTTCATCTGGCGCAAGATCGATATGTCAGAAGTAGTGAAGATAGCACCTGCATCATTTCCGCGACGGAACCTATTGTCGTACAACGTGTTGACAGTGGTGTTCAAGCTGCTCGTCACATCCCTTTACAACGTAGATATTATACTTCTCGGATTGCTCGTCGGTAGTACGGCAACTGGCTCATACCGTGCAGCACTCGTTATTGCTCAGTTCCTTTGGCTCATCCCAACTGCAGTGCAGGTAGGATTGCTCCACTCAACATCGCGACTATGGTCCGATGGCGAAAACGCTCGTATCTCGATACTGTCATCACGTGCAGCCCGATTTACGCTCCTCTTTACGCTATTGCTTGTTCTCGGTGTGGCGGCACTGGCTGAGCCGCTTGTCTCGCTATATTTCGGGGAAGGATTTTCACGAACGCCAGAAACAGTTCTATACCTACTCCCCGGCGTACTCGGACTCGCGGTGGCACGTCCAATCTTTGCGACGAGTCAAGGACATGGAAACCTTCGGCCCGTTCTACTAGCTACAGGTAGTGCTGCAATACTCAACGTCGTTCTCAACCTCGTACTTATTCCCCGCTACGGAGTAACCGGGGCTGCGATTGCTACAAGTGCTGGCTACGGTTCGATGGTTGTATTCCATATTCGGGCTGCTCAAACACTTGGATTTAATCCAGCCGCTGATCTGCGACTTTCTCGAACTATGGCTACAGCCGCGCTCACAGCGATTCCAATATTCGGTCTCTCGTGGTTATTGGAGGGTATTATCCAACTAATTGCGGTTCCACCCATTGGGTTTGTTGTCTACACGATACTAGCATTCCGCACTCACGCCATCGAGCTATCCGAAGTGCGTCCCTTGGTCAGATCAGAAACAATCAGGACACTTGGCCAGGTCCTACCCCAACAAATCGTGTCCCTCTTTCAACGGTCTCTTGAAGTAGCTCTCGGCTCCCGAATATGA
- a CDS encoding alkaline phosphatase family protein: MDPTLCVLGIDAADYALVKEWGCSNLQLSNHSQLSTFSDGIDLPATLEVWPTIATGVPPDEHGIHLHAENRSRWGKSAAIQANRLLPDTVQNSLRKLYQRVQNPQPPQTQHSHAFHTGSIKNWPGLTPCFEWETEGNWFRSINSGNMNGQEFIRQALGNAGSGIGWLAGQDTAGVSVAGVHIHILDHVGHLYADRPNKLRSVYDAIDRLVGWLKKKVDKLLIVSDHGMQTTETDDRKPGVHSWRAMISSTESGDLPKSVFDVREWIEQHTVTTESHSEPQTDVAAPREHLEDLGYL; encoded by the coding sequence ATGGATCCTACGCTTTGTGTCCTTGGCATTGACGCTGCGGATTATGCCCTTGTGAAAGAATGGGGGTGTAGCAACCTACAGCTTAGCAACCATAGCCAACTCAGCACATTCTCTGATGGAATCGATTTGCCAGCAACATTAGAAGTGTGGCCGACTATCGCCACAGGGGTCCCGCCGGATGAGCACGGAATACATCTTCATGCAGAGAACCGGTCTAGATGGGGCAAATCAGCTGCAATACAAGCAAACAGATTGCTTCCAGACACAGTACAGAATAGTCTCCGGAAATTGTATCAACGGGTACAAAATCCTCAACCTCCACAAACACAACACTCACACGCTTTTCATACCGGCAGTATCAAAAACTGGCCGGGCTTGACACCGTGTTTTGAATGGGAGACAGAAGGAAATTGGTTTCGATCGATAAACAGTGGGAACATGAATGGACAAGAGTTTATTCGACAGGCGCTTGGTAATGCCGGTTCAGGGATTGGATGGCTAGCTGGACAGGACACTGCTGGTGTATCAGTTGCAGGTGTCCATATTCATATTCTGGACCACGTTGGACACCTCTATGCAGATAGACCAAATAAACTACGTAGTGTTTACGACGCGATCGATAGGCTAGTAGGCTGGCTCAAAAAGAAAGTCGACAAATTGCTCATCGTCTCGGATCATGGTATGCAAACTACAGAAACAGATGATAGGAAACCGGGTGTACATTCGTGGCGTGCAATGATATCTTCTACTGAGTCTGGAGACTTGCCAAAGAGCGTATTTGATGTTCGAGAGTGGATTGAACAGCATACTGTCACTACTGAATCTCATAGTGAACCCCAAACAGATGTAGCAGCACCTCGAGAACACTTAGAGGATCTTGGATATTTATGA